The following nucleotide sequence is from Pseudomonadota bacterium.
GAAGAGATCGAAGAATTCCATGCCTCACCCCCGCGGCCGCTTCACAGGCGGTCGACAACGAGCTCGAGCCGTTCGGGCGGCGCGTCTCCTATCTCGAACGCCGACTCGAGCAGGCGCATCGCATCGTCCGCGCCCGCGCCGCTGTGGTGCAGCACGGCGAGCGGCGCGCCCTCCTCGACGGCCTCCCCCCGCACGGCGATCAGCTCCACCCCCGCCGCCGGGTCGATGTCGTCCTCCTTGCGGCGCCGTCCGGCGCCGACCTCGAGCGCCGCCATGGCCACCGCGCGCGGCCGGATCGCCGAGATCCATCCGCGCCGGGGGGCGGCGAACGCCTCGCGGCGTCCGGCGATCGGGAGCCGGCCGGGATCGTCGCACACGCGCGGCTCCCCCCCCTGCGCCTCGATGACGCGGGCGAACAGCGCGAGCGCCTTTCCGTCCGCGAGGACGCGGCGCACCGCGGCCCGCCCGGATTCGAGATCCGCGGCGGCGCGGCCGAGCACGAGCATCTCGGCGCCGAGCTCCACGGTGAGCGCGATCGTGTCCGGCGGTCCCTCGCCGCGCAGCACGTCGATCGCCTCGCGCGCCTCGAGCGCGTTGCCGACCGTCCGGCCGATGGGTGCGCTCATGTCGGTGAGCAGCGCCCGGACCGCCACGTTCGACGCCGCGCCGATGCCGATGATCGTCCGTGCGAGCTCGCGGGCCCTCGCCGCGGTCTCCATGAACGCGCCCTCGCCGACCTTGACGTCGAGCACGAGGGCGTCGATCCCCTCGGCGAGCTTCTTGCTCATGATGGACGACGCGATGAGCGGGATCGACTCGACGGTGCCGGTCACGTCGCGCAGGGCGTAGAGCCGCCGGTCCGCGGGCGCGACGTCCTCGGTCTGGCCGATGAGGAAGAGGCCGAGCCGCTCGAGCTGCGCAGAGGCCGCCGCGGGCTCGAGATCGACGCGGAACCCGGGGATCGACTCGAGCTTGTCGAGCGTCCCGCCCGTGTGGCCGAGCCCCCGGCCGGAGATCATCGGCACCGGCACGCCGCACGCCGCCACCGCGGGCGCGAGGCACAGCGAGATCTTGTCGCCCACGCCGCCGG
It contains:
- a CDS encoding thymidine phosphorylase — translated: MKLNVPEIIRRKRDGRRLEDADLRALISEYTADRIPDYQMAALLMAIFFRGLDTDELAAWADAMTRSGAVMRHDRVRGPKVDKHSTGGVGDKISLCLAPAVAACGVPVPMISGRGLGHTGGTLDKLESIPGFRVDLEPAAASAQLERLGLFLIGQTEDVAPADRRLYALRDVTGTVESIPLIASSIMSKKLAEGIDALVLDVKVGEGAFMETAARARELARTIIGIGAASNVAVRALLTDMSAPIGRTVGNALEAREAIDVLRGEGPPDTIALTVELGAEMLVLGRAAADLESGRAAVRRVLADGKALALFARVIEAQGGEPRVCDDPGRLPIAGRREAFAAPRRGWISAIRPRAVAMAALEVGAGRRRKEDDIDPAAGVELIAVRGEAVEEGAPLAVLHHSGAGADDAMRLLESAFEIGDAPPERLELVVDRL